A stretch of the Aphelocoma coerulescens isolate FSJ_1873_10779 chromosome 22, UR_Acoe_1.0, whole genome shotgun sequence genome encodes the following:
- the ARID5A gene encoding AT-rich interactive domain-containing protein 5A: protein MENNQAPQAEPQEPTSTTKPADAPGAEDGAERDKAAGEAEDKEDEKEKEEEEAFLVSLYKFMKDRHTPIERIPHLGFKQINLWKIYKAVEKLGAYELVTGRRLWKNVYDELGGSPGSTSAATCTRRHYERLVLPYVRHLKGEEDKPLPPSKPRKQYKVSKDDRSKRARKEKGREQVAPDKGKPEAAAGAEDTRDAPERGRATDGCSSPAIAAIPAPSPSGGCPSPCRTHSETYKRLFSSFYSKGNHPIMSPLAKKKLLAQVSKAESLHCHKRHCPEGRRAPSDTGPEPPRPVTGPRLAEQRSPEPAGAPDRAPDRAPSVGSEAGPAPSASPGGRDSQGCPRAEDGAPAPAVFTGYFHAYRSEGLQPGCPPLWGYFSNLKDFLEPPSAFPARPEEPEQPQEVRSKAGPPWDGRGAAVQACWVPPGAAFGPAAPRAGHGRDEEEEDEDEEEEDEEEEEEPFGPIAKSRAVSPLAKEGRDRGPRSPGGHQGLAKPKAVVATAGFAAPLPPDAFKGAALHFPGSFGNPLEHLKTQGVPVAPALSVNPFVIPAFPSPLVVASTQPSELCRPLATGAGRFAASYGSSRLYPAAPWHGHQRSYSSPHVPAFPHHAKP from the exons tCCTCGTCAGCCTCTACAAGTTCATGAAGGACCGGCACACGCCCATCGAGAGGATCCCGCACCTCGGCTTCAAGCAGA TTAACCTCTGGAAGATCTACAAAGCCGTGGAAAAGCTGGGAGcctacgagctg GTGACGGGGCGCCGGCTCTGGAAGAACGTCTACGACGAGCTCGGGGGCAGCCCCGGCAGCACCAGCGCGGCCACCTGCACCCGGCGCCACTACGAGAG GCTCGTCCTTCCCTACGTGCGGCACCTCAAGGGCGAGGAGGACAAGCCGCTGCCCCCCAGCAAACCCCGCAAGCAGTACAAGGTCTCCAAGGACGACCGGAGCAAGAGGgccaggaaggagaaggggcGCGAGCAG GTGGCTCCGGACAAGGGGAAGCCGGAGGCGGCCGCCGGCGCGGAGGACACGCGGGacgcgccggagcggggccgggccaccGACGGCTGCTCCAGCCCGGCCATCGCGGCCATCCCGGCCCCCAGCCCCTCGgggggctgtcccagcccctgccggaCCCACAGCGAAACCTACAAGCGCCTTTTCTCCAGCTTCTACTCTAAAGGGAACCATCCCATCATGTCCCCGCTGGCCAAGAAGAAGCTGCTGGCGCAGGTGAGCAAGGCCGAGTCCTTGCACTGCCACAAACGCCACTGCCCCGAGGGCCGGCGGGCACCGAGCGAcaccggccccgagccgccccgGCCGGTCACCGGCCCTCGCCTCGCTGAGCAGAGgagcccggagccggcgggagCTCCGGACAGAGCTCCGGACAGAGCTCCGAGCGTCGGGAGCgaggcgggcccggcccccaGCGCTTCCCCGGGAGGCAGAgacagccagggctgcccgcgggccgAGGACGGGGCTCCGGCGCCCGCCGTCTTCACCGGCTACTTCCACGCCTACCGCAGCGAGGGGCTGCAGCCCGGCTGCCCCCCGCTCTGGGGGTACTTCTCCAACCTGAAGGATTTTTTGGAGCCGCCTTCCGCCTTCCCGGCGCGGCCCGAGGAGCCCGAGCAGCCGCAGGAGGTGCGGAGCAAAGCGGGGCCGCCGTGGGACGGCCGGGGAGCCGCTGTCCAGGCCTGCTGGGTGCCCCCCGGGGCCGCCttcggccccgccgcgccccgggcCGGGCACGGCcgcgacgaggaggaggaggatgaggatgaggaggaggaggatgaggaggaggaggaagagcccTTCGGCCCCATCGCCAAGTCCCGCGCTGTGTCCCCCTTGGCCaaggagggcagggacagggggccCCGCTCGCCGGGGGGCCACCAAGGGCTGGCCAAACCCAAGGCCGTGGTGGCCACCGCCGGCTTCGCCGCGCCGCTGCCGCCGGACGCTTTCAAGGGAGCCGCGCTGCACTTCCCGGGCAGCTTCGGGAACCCCCTGGAGCACCTCAAAACCCAGGGCGTGCCCGTGGCCCCGGCGCTCTCCGTTAACCCCTTCGTGATCCCGGCTTTCCCCAGCCCTTTGGTGGTGGCCTCCACGCAGCCCTCGGAGCTGTGCCGGCCGCTGGCCACGGGCGCCGGGCGCTTCGCGGCGTCCTACGGGAGTTCGCGGCTGTACCCGGCGGCTCCGTGGCACGGCCACCAGCGCTCCTACAGCTCCCCGCACGTCCCGGCCTTCCCGCACCACGCCAAGCCGTAG